The following are encoded together in the Jaculus jaculus isolate mJacJac1 chromosome 3, mJacJac1.mat.Y.cur, whole genome shotgun sequence genome:
- the LOC101614168 gene encoding olfactory receptor 8B3-like, whose amino-acid sequence MPLSNGSLVTEFILLGLTDQPDLLIPLFLLFLVIYLITLLGNLALIILIVLNSHLHTPMYFFLFNLSCIDLCYSSVITPKMLMNFIIENNTISYMGCMSQLFFFCFFIISECYVLVSMAYDRYVAICNPLLYNTVMSLKVCSYLMLGSYLMGFLGAVIHTGCMLRLTFCDRNTINHYFCDVLPLLQLSCTSTYVNETEIFIVGGKDIIVPTVIIFTSYGFILSSILQIRSTEGRSKAFSTCSSHMFAVSLFFGSCAFMYLKPSSAISMDEGKFSSIFYTIVVPMLNPLIYSLRNKDVNVALRKTLSKK is encoded by the coding sequence ATGCCCCTGTCAAATGGTTCTTTGGTAACTGAATTCATTCTCTTGGGGTTAACAGACCAACCTGACCTTCTAATACCTCTATTCTTACTTTTTCTGGTAATATATTTGATTACTTTATTGGGGAATTTGGCTTTGATAATTCTTATTGTGCTGAACTCTCACCTTCACACCCCCatgtactttttcctttttaacttgtCCTGCATAGACCTTTGTTATTCCTCTGTGATTACACCAAAAATGCTAATGAACTTCATAATAGAAAATAACACAATCTCTTATATGGGATGCATGAgtcagctctttttcttttgtttttttatcatTTCTGAATGCTATGTGCTTGTGTCAATGGCTTATGATCGCTATGTGGCTATCTGCAATCCACTCTTGTATAACACTGTCATGTCTTTAAAGGTTTGCTCATATCTTATGCTTGGTTCATACTTGATGGGGTTTTTGGGTGCTGTGATCCACACTGGATGCATGTTGAGACTGACCTTCTGTGATAGAAACACCATCAACCACTATTTCTGTGATGTTCTCCCTTTGCTCCAGCTCTCCTGCACCAGCACCTATGTCAATGAGACAGAGATTTTTATTGTGGGTGGAAAAGACATCATTGTTCCTACTGTCATCATCTTTACCTCTTATGGTTTCATCCTTTCCAGCATTCTCCAAATAAGGTCCACAGAGGGCAGGTCCAAAGCCTTCAGTACTTGCAGTTCCCATATGTTCGCTGTTTCTCTGTTCTTTGGCTCATGTGCATTTATGTATCTCAAACCTTCCTCTGCTATCTCTATGGATGAGGGAaagttctcttctattttttatacCATTGTTGTTCCTATGCTGAACCCCTTAATCTATAGCTTGAGGAATAAAGATGTTAATGTTGCCCTGAGAAAAACTCTGAGCAAGAAGTAG
- the Tmem225 gene encoding transmembrane protein 225 produces MVYVPSRNLQAVNIFFSSWAIILLAIGVIIEDWVVLVVTVQTNITIHSPWNPCCPTFWPEESLRTVRGMLMLTLNLSVCLNLILGLQFTYMISQNKCAHLFITFLSFFTGVICLIQCTDKCACVQICLSDEDLSGSKIPGHTIKAITEHTAMPRSIVHVHSLNSDGECLSKSHIQKRRVTWAV; encoded by the exons ATGGTGTACGTGCCAAGCAGAAATTTACAGGCTGTCAACATATTCTTCTCCTCCTGGGCCATAATCTTGTTGGCAATAGGAGTCATCATAGAGGACTGGGTTGTATTGGTCGTCACAGTACAAACTAACATCACTATCCACAGCCCATGGAATCCATGCTGCCCTACTTTTTGGCCAGAAG AGAGCCTGAGAACGGTCAGAGGCATGCTGATGCTGACCCTCAACCTTTCCGTCTGCCTGAACTTGATCCTGGGATTGCAGTTCACCTATATGATTTCTCAGAATAAATGTGCACACCTCTTCATTACCTTCCTGAGTTTCTTCACAG GTGTCATCTGTCTCATACAGTGCACTGATAAGTGCGCCTGTGTGCAAATTTGTTTGTCAGATGAAGACCTGAGTGGCAGCAAGATACCTGGGCATACGATCAAAGCTATCACTGAACATACTGCTATGCCTCGCAGCATTGTCCATGTGCATTCTCTTAATTCAGATGGAGAATGTCTGAGCAAGTCACATATCCAAAAACGCCGAGTAACCTGGGCTGTGTGA